The DNA sequence AGGTTTGTCGTTCATTAGTGAGTCAACAGACTGATGGATGATGACTGCTCTTTGTTCACGAGCCTCCCCCATTTAAAGGATGCAAATGTGTTCATCTGACGGCCTCAGTGAAGGACAGGGCTTCAGGAGAGCAATTATTAAAGTGGTTGTGTACCTGCTGCACCATCAAGGCAGTCTGCCTAAAAAGCTTGTATATTTACAGGTCCTATTAGGGGCTAACAGGCAGGGAGGATTGTCTGTTGCTGCGGCCATTAGCCAAAGGTGGGCTTTATGCTTTCAGCCTGGTTCGGGTAATCATTTCTCTCAAAGGGGTTCTcattctgtttcctgttttgagCTGATTACGAATATCATTCTGCATCACTGGGACCTAACTGagaacctgctgtgtgtgtgtgtgtgtttgtgtgcccaaaatgtgttactgtgtgtgtcttcagtctGTGTAACCCTCTTCTTCATTCCTGGTTCAGATTCTATACGGATCCCCTATGGTACCAAGCTTTCCCTGTACATGTCTAAGGATGCTGAAGGTACTGCAGGACTCTCCAACAACTTGTCCtctgttcatttaaaaaaaaaaaaaaaaaacaccttcataATGCTGCCCCACTAACATGCACGTGCTCCCAGAGTGTATCACCCTGTCTGCTCCAAGGCGGCATGTTGACTTGAATGTTAAGTGAACATTATGTCTTCCCCATCCcccctttctttctgtcttcactAATTAAAGCATCAGCTTGACGAGAgggttaacaaaaaaaagaggtttgAGAGCACAAAGTAAAAAGTGAGACGGAGGTGGTTTTGTCAATCAAGGTGCAGGGTTTTAAAAATtacaggagaggcagaggaggtatGCAGGAGTGAacgaggaagagggaggggctGTGTACAAGTAAGAGAAAAGCAGGGggaaaagggagagagggaaggagaagaCACGTCTGCCGCAGCATGATTTACAGATTGCACTGTCGCCATGGAGACTTTTGTCAGCCCTCTCTTCGATCCAAAGTGGTCGTCCAAACAGGGGTGTGGGAGGTTTgtagatgggggggggggcagggaaAGGTTGAAGGGCTGCTGACAAAAATCCCATCCTCTAACTGCCTGTGCGCCTGCCGTATCTGCTCCTCGGGGAGGGTTTCATCTGATGTAATCGCATCAGTAATGTGAACAAGATGCTGTTACTGATGTGGCTGCTGGCCACCATCTACCTCCACTGGCTTAAAACAAACACCACCAAACACCTGCAGCCAGAGCAGCTCTGGACAGTTCAACTTCAATTAGTGCTGAAAAGAAAATTTGCACGCCAGTGTGATGGACTGCGACACTTCCCCCGGTCCAGAGACGCACGTGGAATATATCGATCTCTGTGATTATATATTCCTAGAATAACTGCATGCTTTCTCGTATTTTGTCTAGTTTTTTTTGGGTCTGTGTGGCAGCGCAGGTCCATGAGAGCGGATCTGTAACAGCACTAACACAGTGTACCTGTCAAACATCAGCAGTGACCCTCTATTTTTCTCCATGGCTCTTTACCCTCCTCTCACCTGCTGACATTTCAGACGAGACGGTCCTCTTTTGTGCTGCGTCGACTCCCCCACTTTGATTCATTCTCATCTGTGTTACCTCCACCAGCAGTCTGCCTCAGTGGAGCAATGTGTGGCTGATGAACTCTAATGCTGCTCCCCAGTGGCATGATTAGGCACTGCAGCTTTGCAGGCATATTCTAGTTCTATACAGGAGGATTGATTCTAAGATTTTaggatttttaatatttttgatttttttctgatttaattGCACTATAttggaaaaatgtttttactttacCTTAGACAACATATTAGagtttaaagggacagttcgtCTCATAATGCACCACAAGCATGAAGCTATCCAGCTTTTACAGTGGAGAGAGATGACCTATAGCTCCAAAACTGTGTCTCATCTCATACCAAAATATCTATAGATGAGATGAGATGTTAGAGgttccttgaatgcaccacagAGAGGCTCTTTTATGCATAGAAtggaaacaaagagaaacagagcTAGCCTTAGTATGTATCTTGTgcctgttagcattagcttagcatttgTTATATCCAACAAAACCACTTCCTCAGATTgcaactttttgttttgttggactTTTTGTGTTGTATTAGCACCCCCCCATTTTCTTCATGCTAAGCTATAAGCTAACTAAATGCTGCCAACCTCAAACTTTGTAGTCTTTACGCCCAACAGGCTCAATGTGCAATACTGAGGCAATAATAACAAAAACTGTTCAGTAGCTGAGAGGAAAGTCAGCGCAGGTTTCAGATGTCATACGTAACTTCCACACATTGCCCGTCCTTTATATGTGCTTCTTCTTTGACATTTTGTTCCCATCTTTTTCTGTCGTCTCTTGTTTTAATCCCTTCTCTTTCCACGTGCCTTCTTTCTTTTCgtatctccttttttttccatccttttCTTTACTCTCTCTCAGGCGAGGCAGCATGTAAGCAGATCTTCAAGATCCCTCTTTGTAACTTGGTGGGCCGCAGCATCGAAAGACCCCTGAAGTCTCCTCTGGTCAACAAGGTGCTGACGGCGCCCGCCCCCACCATGCTGCCGTCGACTCCTCTCATCTCAGCCACACACTCGCTTTCCCTGTCCCGCATGGAGATCAAAGAGATCGCCAGCCGCACGCGGAAGGAATTACTTGGTAAAACGTTCCCAATTTGTGTTAATGTATGCTACACAAAGGGTTACAGCcagattagcttagcttagcattcaTTATAGAGATCCAGAAAGGCAGGGTGTGTCTAACCAGCCATCTTATCCATAAATCTAACCATTTCCTTGTTACTGAGCTGTTTATTGTTACCAACATAGGTCTGACAGAGGAACCGAGTGGGAAATCTGACAGTGGATCAGTCAAGCAGCGAAAGATGAGCAAGAAGAACACCGAGGAGGAGCCCAAAGCTCGAGCACTGACGTCAACAAACAGCGACAGGTGACATATTTACCAGATGCCACACCTGTAAATGTTGCTTTGCGTCACTTTAACTTGATAATGTGTTACCGTGCACATTAACAACAGGTTCGCCTCAGAGTCTATTGATGCAGACCTGGACGTCCAGCTGCACTGTTCGTCCAGTTCAGAGACCGAGCCTGAGAAGGTGGTGCTGCGGGCGGAGAGCCCGCCTCAGGCCCGCGCGTTCGCCCTCTCCACCTCCTTTGAAGAAGATGTCCTGGACCTAAAGTGAAGACAATCCCATCGTGCACTTCTCTGCCCTCCCACCCCTGTGCTGTCATTGTTATTTTACACTTTTGGTTGGTTTGGTTTTAATTTGTTGGATTTAtttctcaactttttttttttttattttatttttggtttgtttATACCCACGGTATCTTGGTTCTCCTCATTCATAGGACAAAGATGGGTGCAGTGGGAGTTGGaggacgtgtctgtgtgtgtttgttttttcgtGAGCAGTCCCTCGGCCACTGTGTGTTGGGTGTTTGTGTTGCCCCCGCAGCAAATAACCCAAAGAGGCGATGAGGTTGTGCGAGATGTCGTGGTGTAATTAGACTTTTGAGATAACGGTTTGATCCCAAACCACAAGCTGAATGTAAATCTGCGAACGGAGGCACGACAAAAATctctgcacactcacacattccCTCTGAAGTCACCAGAGCTTAATATGTGTTGTATATTATGTGATTATTTCAGATCCACTTTCAAATGTTGTATGATATgcatatgtatgtgtacatCTGTTTATACATGAAGATGCACGCAGCGTGCCTGTGGTGCAGATTTATagatatattataaaaaaaaaaattattccCTTATTTAGTAAAAGTATGACCTTTTATGCTCTCTGCACATTTTACTCCTCAATATTTTCCTGATTCACGGTATACAGGTAGACAGGGCTCGAGGCAAAGTCTCCCACAAGTGCCatttcccagcatcctccatgGAACTACACCTCTAACAGCCACTGTATTCAGGTGTCAGGCAGTAGCAGCCATGATTGTAGTCCACATGAGATTACAATGCTGATTCCAATCCTACTTCAGAAGGCCATTTTTTGAAGCCACATAAAAGTTAAAATGCGAAATGGTTACTATGGGAACAGCAAAGGCCctaaacattacattacattaaaaaaatgaaaaaatgttccAGAATGGGGAAAAACTAAAGTTTAAATTGATCAAATCAAATAATATCATAGCAAAGAGGAGTTTGGTCATAAATAGAAGTGAACAAGCATGATAACTAATACACAAATAGTTtaccgttcacactggggacatcaatccggctagagcgggattcgggccgtatctggatatatctggattgatttttttctacctctcggaggtggatctagctgcaTTGGctcacatctggctcaggtgTAAACGCAAacgcggctagcgaatcccgcttgCAAAGTGATACTgctggttcacagggacagtgtccgggtcgtgtacaaaagccgtatataaacaaccatcgaactacgacagctttgccccgagtttatttttcaCAGGGCTACAATTGATTTtagaaccaaaacaaaaaaacgaaagaacgagcgacacaggacaaaaaaacacacacgacacatgcacacacagtcctaccgCGACctaaacagactctgtatattacaaggcgccacctgaCAAGCCAGATtgagctggattgagcgtgaaaccacgtgtgtgatagccagatttgaaaataggtcatATCCAGCTTAacggctatctggattcaatcctactctagctggattgactttctccattgtgaacggggccttatagTCTAATCTAACCCAGAGTGGTCATCTTCCCTGGTCCTGTAGATCCAGATGCCTGCTGATGATGATTAAATTAACTGAGCGATCAATTAAAGTCAAATCCTGATAGGCAGAATATTTCACTTTTGTTGTAGAACTTTAAATTTGCAGATATTTGAGTGTCTGACTTGTAAACCGTGTTCACCTtgacttttaaataaaaacaattggAGAACTACAGTTGGTGCTTAAGTGCCTGGAAACCAAACCACTCCAATACCAGCCTAAGATACTCAACATTAACTGAACCCACAGCAGTTAAACTCCACACAGTGTGCAGTATTTCAGTCCTGTAACTATCTAACATTGGAATCATACACTATTTAAAATCCATATGATGTAAATGCAGCTCAGTTTCTGCCATTGAATACTTGTCTATTCTGAACTTTATGTATGAAATACCCTTTTTAATTGTGTAAAAACTCATGCACAGGTGTTTCAGAAGTTGTTGGcgagcagcagtgcagcagctcaggcCAGGTGGAgcaatcagctgcagctctgagacTCTGAGTTTtggtctttcaaaataaaacacctaaATTTAAAGATCACACTTGTGTATGTATGCTGACATGGACCAGTGGGAGTGAAACCAGAGGGGAAATGTGTGTAAGGCACCAGACTAGAAGTGGTTCTATGTTAACATGGGCGCACCGCACAGCAGCCTTCAGATCCTGCatgagcctcctcttcctccttttcctctgtcCACCTCGTCCGTGAATCCCTCCAACTCAGAAACACAACTCAGTAAAACTAAATCGAAAAgggacgaagaagaagaagaaggccacAGCGTGAGGGGGATTTTTACAAAGGTACTCTTTATTACTCTGAGTCAGGGTGGGTGATGCTTCTGTTTCTCTTGTATTCCTGTCGAGTACTCTTTGTTTCTACCTCCCCTTGGCATTCTCActgtttatttgatttgattttctaTTTGAATCTATATTTACTGTTTAGACTGTTGCTGAACCTCTGTGATATCAAAacgcaaggaaaaaaaaacaaaaaaaacaccaagtgtcttaaaaatattgtATCGCCATTGTTTTTAATGCCAAGTACTActtgtaaatgtttgtgtatcaaATGTGGCCTCAAATGAAACTGaactatattattattattataattattattattattatttgattttaGCAGTTATTTTAAACAAGTGCTGTAGACCACTGCTGTGAAAGTAGTTGATTCTGTTCATTGAtatgtaataaatatttatgaaatTTGGACAGGCTCATTGTTTTACTTATTTCATCTTATATCCAAGCAGAAACTGAGCGGATGATTCAAACTTATTTTCTGTTtactttgatttattttatttttatttattatttaattagtGAGAATTTTGTGAGTGTCCTCTTGTAGACGTCCTGATTCAGAGGTcagtttctttgtgtttcttggttccttctacttcctgttttattttggtagtcgAGTGAATCTCAGCCTGATTGTTGTCTcatctgtgattggctgctgtgcTTCTATTGTCTCCACCTGTGTCTTACTCTGGTGTATTTAGTCCATGTGCTCTCCTTCCTGCTCCCCATGCCTCTGTGTCCCCAGGCTAGTTTTTCTACATCTTTGTCTCAAAGCTTGTTTTTTGTTGGTTCTCTGCTTTGTCTGTGTTTCGGCCCTGCCTCCGCTCTGAAATTTAACACCAGCCTGGCTGCTGAGTCTACTCCTCTATCACATTTTATGACATTTTCTTTTAGGCTATGTACGTGTAGAAATAGTTAGACCTGGTGACACCATTTCCCAAAATACTCTGATTTTCACTTTAATGAGAATAGGACTGAATTCAATAAAACCCACTGTGTGGAACaaattgtgtgtatttgtgttgtaCAGGAAAAATGTGACCTTCTGTTGCACTCATTTCAGTGTGGCCTCCTATGTAATCCACTGGGTTTGACTGTAAAACAACAGTTGAACCTGCTGCCATGTAGTTTTAGCTAATTATGGAGCTCAGGTGTGATTATACAAAATTAGTTTTCTCAGAGGGGAGAGAGCTGGCATGGTCTGATTTGTGCTTTCTCTGTGTGGCCACAAGGTGGAGCAAACTAATGGTTAAAATCACTAAAACAAAGGTTTTTATTcaggttttattgttttaagGAAGCCTGTTTTCTCTCTTAAGGCCTGAACAATAGAACATGCAGTCTAACACAAACTGAtctcctgcagggggcagcaaaAGCAAGACTTTTCCCCCTGATCTCACACAAAATCCTAAAAAAGCAAAAGAATGTTATTGTTGTCTGTGAAAATAACCTCAATTTTCGCAGACAACTATAATCCTCCTACACCCTGAAGGAAAAAAGACACGCTGAGGTGACGCGTACACACGGTATAGACACACCCCTGTCCTTTGCATGGCGGCTGTTTCACCCAGATTATATGCTCAGTATTTCAAAGAAAAGGATTTTCCAACCCTCCCACTTTCTCAACAGGTTGTTAGATTTCTTTTGTCTAGAATACTCACTCCACTCCACCTCTGTAAATTCAAGCTTAGTCACTAGTGGGGTAATTGCTAGAAGTGGGTTGAATGGGATTACGTCAATTTTTAGACCTAGAAAAAGTGACGGTCCACagacaggggggaaaaaaacactcagcCCACGCATACTGTCAATACTGTTAAAGCTCTCTTGTAATACATCTGTATGGCTTCCCGGGGTCCTTCTGGCCTGCGCAGGGTGTGACAGTGAACGCAGCACATGCAGACCAAAGTCTTACATAATAGGTGGAGGAATGCTGGAACTTTGCCGCGGACTTCTGGATCATCTCACTCTCATACACAAAATGGGGCCCAGTTCCCCCTGAACGGTTCCAGGCAACAAGATGATTATTTCTGCAAATTACCCACGCCAGTCGAGTAAAGATTAGTTGTTTTATTGCCTACAAAATGCTCTCTAGGGAGTCGAAGCATTACTGTATACAGTacgttaaaaaataaatatctttataaaaactttttgttttcacagataaaATGACGACATTACAAAATATTTCTCTGCAGGTTGTTGCAATACTTTAAACAAGCTGGAGGTGTGAAAACTTTCAGCACCTCCTCAAGTCATCGTACTATGATTTTCTTGACCCAGACAAATGTTAAAACACAACAGATGGAACATCCACTTAGGAAACAGATGAAGTCATGATGAGGATACACAGCAACATGAATGGTGgtctgtgtagtgtgtgtaaacaccagAAAAGAGGGGTCAGGggtcaacacagacacatacacacacacacatacacagcagtgCTGGAAAATCTTTCTGTCAGTGAGCAACAACCTTCATTTTAAATACACAAGTACAGTATATGATCAACTTCAAatgttttgtcacatttttactATAACGATAAAAAAATACTGTCAAGAtctcataaaaaacacacacacatattgcacTCACACAGACTTGTTTTTACTGCTGGCCCCTGggtatcctcctcctcctcctcctcctcctcttcctgctttctTTGACTCAGGCCCACAAATCACTTCCACTACCACCTATACTTAGGACAATCAGGCATAAGCGGCTACCGCCATCAGGATCTGCAGAGCCATGGAGATGCACGGTATCTGTGCCACAGTGTAGGCCAGAGACCGGGTGGGTGCTTTCAGGGCCAGCAGGTAGGCAACACTGTGCAGCAAACGGGCCAAGAAAAAGACCAGGAAGTGAAGGCGAGCCACCACCAGGGAAGGTCCGGTCAGGGAGTAGATGGCACccaggaagaggaaggggaggatGTTCTCCATGTCGTTAATGTGAGCCctagagagggggaaaaaaaacacatttacaaatcTGTTCTTAAGCTTGTCATGTTGTGACTCAGCTATGCTGCAGCCCCCCCCTTTCCTTCCCTTTTTTATAAGATAATCTGAAGCCTGCTGCTCTGATGTTTTTCTATGTGCAGAAACAGCACTGTTTGAACAAGCCACATCGTAAGTTacataaagtgtaaaaaagtgtaataaacatcaggcagaaagaaaagaacagaaggaGCATGTTGTAATGCTTTCTGCGGTCACGGATCATTTTCTGACAAGTTAAAACAGAGCAGTCAGCACAGCTCCTCAGGCCCAGCTGCTGCCAATTCAGTGGAGATAAACACATCATCTCACCTAAGAGCTGCGTTCAGGTGCAAGAAGTAAGATGaaatctgtgcacacacattttcattgatttatttatgtacttatttgtgtatgtttctgatttatttattattattattattgcaaatGAC is a window from the Parambassis ranga chromosome 12, fParRan2.1, whole genome shotgun sequence genome containing:
- the ptges gene encoding prostaglandin E synthase — protein: MATIIRNEVFSCFVFYGVLLVLKMYIIAIITGQVRLRKKAFANPEDALRHGGLQFHREDPYVERCRRAHINDMENILPFLFLGAIYSLTGPSLVVARLHFLVFFLARLLHSVAYLLALKAPTRSLAYTVAQIPCISMALQILMAVAAYA